The Fusarium oxysporum f. sp. lycopersici 4287 chromosome 1, whole genome shotgun sequence DNA segment CAAAGTTCCGCGCTGTTTGTTCCCGAATGATCTTCAATTGCTCGGTTGTTTGCTCACGCGTTGTTCTAATCTGTTCGCTCGTTTGCTCTCGCATCACCCTCAGCTGCCTGGTAGACTGCTCATGCAGGCGCCTGAGCTCATCTACCTTCCTCGACTCCTCGACCGCCTGCGTCTTGACCGCCTGAACTtcctgctgaagctgtcGAACCATCTCTAGCTGCTCACCCATCATCTGCGTTGTCATCCGCTGATTGCCCATCAACGCGTCCCAGAGTCTCTcgagcatcttcttctgctcgtCCATTAGCTGAGTCGACGTCTCGTGAAGCATGGCTCGGAGCATAGTCCGCATCAGCGACACGTTGTTGCCCGACGCGTCTTCCAACATCTGCGATTTTCCAGCCTTGTCGGCCAGCTCGCTCTCACCCCCGGCTCCGCCGTGAAGCGGTGCTACAACTGCATCAGCCCTTTCCCCGACCGCCTGCGACTTTTCCTGTAGCCGTTCCTGCAGGTTCGCGGTCCGCTTCATGGTTCTCGAGGTCTGACGCGTCGCTGCGACAGAGCCTCCACCTTGCACCAGGATCACGTCACCAGTCGCGTCCATTTTGCATCAAAGACGCTCACGGCCGCGCCGGCTCCTACGCTCCgctaaaatattattaagaagaTTGTAAAGATTGTAAAGATTGTAAAGATTCGCGTTCCAGGGTCGGGATAAGAGTGTGTGCACGGACAGGACTGTTATCGTGCGACGGGACACTTTTTGTTGTATCCTGTCATGTTACCGCCACGACTGCCTACAGTAGTAGTAGGGCTCCAACCTCCCCCATTCACTTGTTCATTGCCTATGCCGGCCCCGCGCAGTAAAATTCCTTGTAGCGACCCCAAACACATCGTCATCGTGGAATAACAAGCAACGTTCCAGTGTTGCGTTGCACACAGACGCTTTTCCAATTGAATTTGACCTTTCAAAGCTTGCGGTCGTGACTGGGGCACTAGCATGTGCTTCATTAACCTGGGTACGTTCATTTGTCAGGAATGCGGGCAGCGCGTAGGCGAGCAGCCCGTGGAGATTGTGCCCTGCGCCACCATATGTGGCAAGTTCGTAATCAAGGTGACGAGCGAGGCGGTTTCGGGCGAGTGCAGTGTTTGTCGCGACGCAAGGGAGAAGAGAATTGATCTGGCGCGGAAAGTGACCCAGGAGCCCAAGAAATGCTAGAGAGGAAGGCTTGGTGGTGTTTGTGACgctgacgatgatgatcctACGGCAGTTTGGGTATCATTCAGAAGAGCAGAGAAGAGAGCGGAGATGAAAATGATAATGGTGATAAGTCGGTTAGTTATTGGTCTTCAGAGGTGCCCTGCACCTGTCGAAGCATGGTACGTCGTCTGTCCCTTTGACTGGCATAGCCCTTATGCTTTATACCTTGTCCGACATTCCTCCGGTAGCCACACTAGTACAGGCGGGGTACGAGAAGTTCGTCAAAAGACGCATTTTCTTCAAACCACTAAAATATATCGGATGGCTTACGAGGACATTCGCGACGAAGAGTGCTACCTCAGCCATCATTGAGTTCACAAGGCCCCAAGATGCTAATAAGATCATTGACTAAGGTCTGAACTGGCAAGGGGAAGTCTTTCAGTGTGAACTGTATGACAGGTCGTGTCGACTGAGGCAATGCTTTGGTTGTCAAGTATATGGCCATATAGGAACCCAGTTCGAGGCAACAACGGAATGCGGCTACTGCGCTCAACAANNNNNNNNNNNNNNNNNNNNNNNNNNNNNNNNNNNNNNNNNNNNNNNNNNNNNNNNNNNNNNNNNNNNNNNNNNNNNNNNNNNNNNNNNNNNNNNNNNNNNNNNNNNNNNNNNNNNNNNNNNNNNNNNNNNNNNNNNNNNNNNNNNNNNNNNNNNNNNNCAGAAAATGCGCCAACTGTAAAGGTGAACACGAGGCATGGAGCAAACAGTGTGCAAACAGGAAGGAGGGGATGGCCTAAGTCAAGGCTGCCTACGCTGCTCGCCCAAGATACCACTTGGTGCTGCAAAGTAACATGGCAGCCAGCCAGACAAACCCAGCGGTGAGAATTCAGGGGCAACCGACTGGACGAGCAGTCCGTGAGGGAGCACCATCTTTCGCACCAAGTCGCGTTCAACAAAATCggcaaggaagaagcagGTCACCGACAAAAGGAGGACAAAAGAGAGTCAACCCTGGGAGCAATGTAGCTCCTATAAATGACGCGGAAAACGAGATCACGGCCAACACAGGAAGCCAACGACCCCAAAGGATCATAACGCCATCCAGAAGGGCACTGGAAGCACTTGACGCGAATTCGGCACGACTACACG contains these protein-coding regions:
- a CDS encoding hypothetical protein (At least one base has a quality score < 10), translated to MAASQTNPAVRIQGQPTGRAVREGAPSFAPSRVQQNRQGRSRSPTKGGQKRVNPGSNVAPINDAENEITANTGSQRPQRIITPSRRALEALDANSARLHGTYHADNMNVDNRE